A segment of the Gammaproteobacteria bacterium genome:
TTACGGGCATTCCGTCTTTAATTAGGCGGTGGCAGCCGGGAAAGACCGGCAACTTTTACTTCAAAATCAAAGTCAACTAACAGGAGGACGGCGCTTCCTCACCATGGCTAAAGCCAGGGGTTTCCGCGCCGGAAATGCTGGATGAAGCAGGAACTCAGCACTGAATCTACATATTGGTAGATTTGGCTAGGTTTGAGAGAACGGAACATTGCTCGATCTAGGTTGAAGTAAATTAAAGCAACCCGACTCTGGATCGACCAATGTAACTTAAACCCCGCTTTATCCGTAATTAAAGAGGTCTAATTGTTCATGCGTGTATTATTGGTCGATGACCATGCCCTATTTCGAGCTGGCTTGGAGAGCCTTCTGGAACGCCGGGCGATTCAGGTAGTTGGTTCCGTAGGCTCGGGCGAAGAAGGACTGCGCCTCGCCATGGAGTTAAAGCTGGATATCATCTTGCTGGATATGCGCATGCCGCGTATGGAAGGAGGCGAGGTTCTCAAGGTATTGCGGCGACGCGGGATTACTGTGCCAGTAGTGATGTTAACTACCAGTCACGAAGAGCAGGATTTAGTCGATGCCCTACGTAATGGAGCCAATGGTTATCTTCTTAAAGATATGGAGCCGGATGAATTGGTGGATGCTTTGCGTGAAATCGTGGACGGTGGGACAGTCGTAGCCCCGGACTTAGCGGGCGTCCTGGCGCGTGTGATCAAGGGTGATGATCGCTCTGGGC
Coding sequences within it:
- the narL gene encoding Nitrate/nitrite response regulator protein NarL, which translates into the protein MRVLLVDDHALFRAGLESLLERRAIQVVGSVGSGEEGLRLAMELKLDIILLDMRMPRMEGGEVLKVLRRRGITVPVVMLTTSHEEQDLVDALRNGANGYLLKDMEPDELVDALREIVDGGTVVAPDLAGVLARVIKGDDRSGLHNTPLAELTPREQQILRHLAEGQSNKVIGRELGISDGTVKLHVKAILRKLGVHSRVEAAVIAVEQGLCRHTES